The following proteins come from a genomic window of Aquimarina sp. MAR_2010_214:
- the rplN gene encoding 50S ribosomal protein L14 — MVQQESRLKVADNTGGKEVLVIRVLGGTKRRYASVGDKIVVSVKEATPNGNIKKGAVSTAVVVRTKKEVRRPDGSYIRFDDNACVLLTPTGEMRGTRVFGPVARELRDKQFMKIVSLAPEVL; from the coding sequence ATGGTACAACAAGAGTCTAGATTAAAAGTAGCCGATAACACAGGTGGAAAAGAAGTTTTAGTCATTCGTGTTTTAGGTGGTACAAAAAGAAGATACGCCTCTGTAGGAGACAAAATAGTTGTCAGTGTAAAAGAAGCGACTCCAAATGGAAACATTAAAAAAGGAGCAGTTTCAACTGCAGTTGTAGTTCGTACCAAAAAAGAAGTACGTAGACCAGACGGTTCTTATATCCGTTTTGATGATAATGCGTGTGTTTTATTAACTCCAACAGGAGAGATGAGAGGAACACGTGTTTTTGGTCCCGTAGCAAGAGAACTTCGTGATAAGCAATTCATGAAGATTGTTTCACTAGCGCCAGAAGTGCTTTAA
- the rpsQ gene encoding 30S ribosomal protein S17, protein MEKRNLRKERIGVVTSNKMQKSIVVAEVKKVKHPMYGKFVLKTKKYVAHDEKNDCNIGDTVKIMETRPMSKTKCWRLVEVIERAK, encoded by the coding sequence ATGGAAAAAAGAAATTTAAGAAAAGAGCGTATAGGAGTTGTTACTAGTAACAAAATGCAGAAATCCATTGTGGTTGCTGAAGTTAAAAAAGTAAAACATCCTATGTACGGAAAATTCGTGTTAAAGACGAAAAAATACGTTGCACACGACGAGAAAAACGACTGCAATATTGGTGATACTGTAAAGATCATGGAAACAAGACCTATGAGTAAAACCAAATGCTGGAGATTAGTAGAAGTAATTGAAAGAGCGAAGTAA
- the rpmC gene encoding 50S ribosomal protein L29 has translation MKQSEVKELSTAELQEELGKSQKAYSDLRMAHAMSPLENPLQLRKVRRSIARMATELTKRELNG, from the coding sequence ATGAAACAATCAGAAGTAAAAGAATTATCTACAGCTGAATTACAAGAGGAACTTGGTAAATCTCAAAAAGCGTATTCAGATTTAAGAATGGCTCACGCTATGTCTCCATTAGAAAACCCTTTACAATTACGTAAAGTAAGAAGATCTATTGCAAGAATGGCTACAGAGCTAACAAAAAGAGAATTAAACGGTTAA